The Lactuca sativa cultivar Salinas chromosome 2, Lsat_Salinas_v11, whole genome shotgun sequence genome includes the window cttggactagtaaggatggaaaagggtgacttaatgtttatcatagatcggtggagcacgtgtggttagccgacacattgattatgtgataatattaagggtaccaagtgaatttggatggttattcacaccttgttttgtgatcctcggcatcccagtcacaaaacctgaagggaacaatcgagattgaaacatgccattgaaaagtttaatgaatttaaaagatctaggagtttcaaatccaattaaaacttcattttatttcgtttttcatggtggaaattggtgaatcgtcattcacctaccttcaaatattctatagcttggattatggcatccctcttccaagttataaaatattgtgttgggtcctagcctaaatatttcatattgggtgttatattaaggattttaaatcaactaacttgaatctctcccattgtagatgtatGGTTCAGACAAGTATGATCTTCCGAAAACTCTTGGAGCAAGCGTTCCTcgtgaagatgatgtcccacaacatcatgcttcacttcctccacctcctccaattattcaaCCCGACCtacaagctcgaagacttgaaaagttaaaACTCACTCAAGTCATACTGGATAGTAAACACAAGGATGGAAAGccagtgtgtgcacatgtcttggagatgaaggcaCTCATTGACAGGCTAAGGATGATGGGTGTCGggttcccaaggaagttggctattgactgggttcttcagtcacttcctgagtcatatggtgagtttgttaaagactactatgtgacaaaTCTCGACATGACCCTAATATATCTTACcgatttgctaattgctgctgaatcagcaatgatttggcgcaatggtcAAGCAATTTGGATTGGAAGGTCTGCCTCCCAAGCTGACATGGACatcccataaatgattccttctcCTAAATATAAGGAATTGGCCATGGTTAAAAGTgatgatcataagagaaaggccatTTCTGAGACTGCTCTATGTGATGGATCAGATGGGCCTATGTGTTTCTGTTGCCACGGAAAGGGACATTGGAATCGAAGCTTCCCTTACTACCTGAGATCTTTAGTCAGAATGTATGGTTCTGCTTCAGGTAACTCAACTATCTAACtatgttaagttcctaattgttgatccTTAATACATGATGCGATTGGGTTGCATtttaatgttttgcaggatcaagaaaagggaaggaagcttaaaagaagagtatgttgaatatgatcgcgaagatggatttcaatcgcatggttcgaagatcggattcttgagctgttacttaggagttatgatagattgctaggaaatatgtaatagcatagtttccatttaaatttgcattgtaaggaaaaaaatttccgcatttcataaatgaataaaattttttgttttattttattttatatctccttgcaatggcatttatggaaagtTAATGTGTGCATGTTTCTAGCACTAATGAATTTGATTCGTTCATctatggtagtgtctaaatttaccaaataaggaaagattctcatcacccaagtttcaattggacagaaacttggaatcatacaggTTGTATTGCATGATaaatcaaattttcatttttggaaaGTTAAGACTAATTCCCTgaccacatgtatatgtgagtcaggtGAAAAgactaaaggatcgggtacaCTAGGTGTGTAcatgtcaaagtccaccacaaagatcgataagactattcatcatgatttactaaaatttagtaaatatggttatacttagaagtttaagtataattctaaagcattagaaaagttttgatgtatggcagaacgaatgagaagaatcaaatcaggcagaaagataaaagtttctcaaatctgaaaagatgggagagtactttaggaTCATGTTTtataatcatcttaatgattgtgagaccatatcacaatGCATCCTCTGGGGACATCTTAGtacattcttatggctaagaaaaggattcatgaattgttggaatggttaaaatcaagaagatgaatcatacttcgtacCAAAACAAGTctaagagtcatactccaagattgtaatttgagtgacacatcttaaagaagggttataaaaattgtcaaatgtaagagtaaaatgttttctactcttgtacatttgaaattggtaagttgtgatgtttttgggtaaaacaaagaccaactaaggccaaatgtgtgaagtgcttatcttgataagaatccgcactgacTCTTGAGCATTTGTTTGGTTGTCAcgaaatggttcttgacaaagagaaacttatatgtcaagaggacagtgggcgtcttaaaggtcttgaaggtTTCAAGAGCTATTCAAGGTTACAACCTATAGTttatcgctagcacacgacttgaggattgtaacctatcgtgttgatataATTCTTGTTTATGTGCCTATTCCGGTAAAGTTGAGTATAtatatgagtcctatgagttctcaattgtgtgcataacaacttggaagcaatggtgggcccttgtgctgccaagagGCAAGAAATCAAGGTTGAACAAGTTCAATTCATATGAGTTTgagtttgtcactaaccttgtcttgtggttatggttttgaaaaattcatatggataggaacacatacaccataaaatctaagtgtcataaggtttctttccaattcatgaaaatgatggtgaggaaacgctttcactaagtagatagaAACTGTGATATTTGCCTTTTCAAAGTCGTCAgtgtagcgtgtgtggttaaccgactcactaacatggacttgtgagaaatggaaaaaaggtctaaacattatgattgtgacatccctcttcataattgtttagatacacatgtgagctatctaaggaaagatgtATGAGTCTGAGAAGGTTAGATAAAGTTTtgtcgaagcatctcgtatcagaagtctgaacttcggtgatgaaagtcaataaagtattgatttctataagTCGATTTttgagtatatgtcaaagctactgagagcataattgttatactaaataattattatgctagtaggagcaaaatcaattatgataagtattgttaattatagaaaacaaagtttcgcttggaaaaaggttgttttgctataattaagggagaggaaattatacttcatttcaatcctaaaagtttagattgagattttaattatctttggtcaagaatatatatatatatatatatatatatatatatatatatatatatatatatatatatatatatatatatatatatgaattctatgttggaatggttcaacatgagggaattctatatatattgcattctcaaatttcaattatgattaaggcatccctcttcatagtcgatttttgaaaacatggaaaataaaaaatattatagcaaaagactgatctactatcatgtctttatgtgagacatcatgaatcgtgtctaatatgcttcgggtataggatcaatcaCATGTGCTACAATATCTATCTgttctaaattttcaaaaaatgcctagagcattaagaggaAAAAAAGGAATAGAATCGGATATGACTGAAATGATTAAGAAATTGTCGAGAGcaatctgaggtttacctaagattggtttctcatggacagttggaagtataatgttaaattttggaaagggccatattgacatattcagAAAAGAGGtagctcttgttcagaagtgatagtcaaaatgagaatatgaaaatgttttccatattgggagttggattttaagaatctatgagaaagttagaaacttttatgcaagaaggataatCAAAAGAatatactttgaatatgagacttcgtttccatggaattgatctccactGGAATagtttgtaatgtctgttgccaggtctttgtgacttttgtggaTAGTCAttgcaagaggatcaatgcatatgagtttaaaatctaacagattacagtaaatgacaagaatttgatattcttacatttatggtaaggatttgggattgtgaaatgagcatcatttgaatcatgttcaattgatctacttcacaaagtaaaagatcatagacaaacacaggtttcatacttggagtatggcataactgtcgtttacaaaacatagtgtacatgcttagagcatgggacaactagtatTTTAATTCAAGAgctaagttgataaatcgaaacagaATAATGTGTAGTAAATatggtgatgaataaaaggtgttttattcatattcataagtgctgagaccatattggattcaattattcttgtgtttcaccttgcatgttttgacttccataatcggtcatacgtcagaagtaggtatgaattaagactgtcatgaattgggcttgtagatgacTAAAGGTGTTTAGCCATAGCAATGgatgctacaacattcatgagtgctcataagttctgagtattggaataaacccatgctcacttgcatcacttcatggaatttatctcgagtgatcttgagatggtaatatcatataagtcttcaaacctagagatctgacttgttgcctatgagttggttatacattgattgtacataAACTCATtcgtaactcaatgttataaaatgtgcctttgtgtatgattcaacaagtagtagaacaaacatatgagtcgaagtttatctgttccgtcttggattagaagcgatatctgggcccctcgatgattttgttttgacccatgtaccgggcccggtcagaactaagttgatctattcacttaagttctatgtcaaacaaatcggaaattgaaaacaaactgttggacaataagtacgacgtcgttccatgtatttgtccggctgatatctagaacagaggattatatgatcacttatctaaaatggtgcttcatagttcaacagagttttgagagctacgattgtcggttggttcctgaagtcatatctgctaaatatagttattagacttatccaattgggagaccgttggataaggtgtgtaagtccataacaatatttgagatgcacttgacccgacccgacatggtccatttgggttgcacttcacccaaatgaTTTGGATAACCTTTTGTGAATAATacgtttatgatttgttaatatattataagttataacatattaatatgaaatcatattatttaattagtattgatcataaattaatttagaattaatttgatgatcaaaaggtgactaattaaatatgggctcttgtatttatatagtgtggactaATGCTTACTTAGTATGGGCTTGGCATGCATGGGAgtacatggatagtccatggagcttttaacccatggatccttggaaaggaagagtcatgggcgttagggtttacatggatgtaaccctaatcatccgcactatataaaggagtccctGGCACTTGATTTGACACTAGTTGTGTGTGTACAAGAGTGGTGGGTATTTCAAGAGTGTTCATTATTATCTCAagagttttccaaagtttgtggtgatttatgATTTCCAtgtgaggcatccacactattggtgctaggctctcaaactccaagaaatcaaccactactaaaaggtatgtcattctactagtaattttatgattcaagttccctatgccatgctagttaggatgtaaaccttggaaattcttatttgcatgtatattagagaaaacatagatccaatgtttatagggttgcatgtacaccataggagtgttagaatgctcaaaaccccatCACTTAGGGATCAAAATGACATGAAATAAAATTATAGGGATGAATTTAGAAGTACATGaacatcaggatgttacaaaattTGGAGAGCTTTATTTGGAGTCTTCGTCGAGTTTCAGAATCAAAGGTTACAAAATTaggatcctatatccaaagcatatgagaCTCGATTCATTATGTATCACGTAATATTTCATATTTGTtcaatctcttgctataatattcccATATATTTAGTCTCCTATGTTGTGGTGAAATGTCTTGCTGCCCAAAATGGGAGGAGGCAATTGAATAAATAGagaaaaaaattacataaaagaccCTATAAAACAGATACATGAACATAAATATACAACATTACATTTGACTGATATCCCCCCTCAAGCGAGATGGAGGCGGACCTAATCGTAACATATGACGAAAAAATTCAAATTGATGCCATGGTAGGCTTTTCGTAAAGATGTTTGCAACCTAGAGCTTGGTTGGAACAAACTTAGTATGACGTTTCCCGGAGGTGACTAACTCACGAATAAAATGGTAATCCAGATCAATATGTTTGGCACACTTTTGAGAAACCGGGTTTTGAGAGAGAAACAAGGCACTTTGATTATCACAAAGTAAAGTCGGTCTTCCATCCGGTAGAGCATGAAGTTCACATAAGAGATGTGTTAGCCAAATGATTTCTGAAGTCGTGTTGGCAATAACTCGATATTCAGACTTACAACTAGACCGTGAAACAGTGGGTTGTTTCTTAGCGCTCCATGATACATGATTACCCCCCAGAAATATCGAGTAGTCATACGTCGATCGACGAGTGTCAAGGCAACGAGCCTAGTTTGTGTCTGAATTACCGACAAGATTGGTAGATGTGGGCCGAGTAAAGGTTAACCCAAATGATAAAGTACCCTTGATGTAATGAATTAATATTTTAACTGCCTGAAAATGAGCTATAGAAGGAGCCTTAAGAAACTGGATCACTTGATTTACCATATAGGCAATATCGGTTCGAGTGATCGTTAAGTATTGAAGAGCACCTACAAGTGACCAATAATGGTTGGGATTATCATAGCTTCGACCATCAAGAACAAGAGGTGTCGCAGAAGATAAAGGTGTTGAAACAAGTTTAGAATCAAGAAGCCCCACAAATGAAACAATATCATGAGCATATTTGGATTGGCCAAGGAATAGGCCTGAATCCGTGTGGAGAACCTCAAGTCCAAGGAAGTAGTTTAGCCTGCCCAGATCTTTGATTTTGAACTCATGATCCATTTTTTTCAATGAAGGATCAAATGAGATCAGGGCGATTACCTGTGAGGATGAGATCATCAAtgtaaaaagttaaatataagatGGAATAATTACGCTTAAAGATAAACAATGAAGGATCAGACTGACTACACGTGAACCCATTTGTGAGAAGAAATGAGCTAAGACGATGAAACCATGACCTCAgagcttgtttgagaccataAATTGCTTTGTGTAGGTGGAAAACATAGCTTGGATGATGAGGATCAACAAAGCCTGGCGGTTGTTGCATGTAGACCGTATCACTCAATGTGCCATGGAGAAAAGAATTATTAACATCAAGTTGGTGTAGGGGACAATTATTGATGActgccaaagataatatcatatgAATAGTCGATGCTTTGACCACTGGACTGAACGTGTGAGAAAAATCAAGACCATGAACTTGATTGTATCCCTGTGCAACTAAGCGCGCCTTGTATCTTTCAATAGAACCATCCACACAAAATTTTGTACAAAACAACCATTTACAACCCACAATATTGTGCTCGATAGGTGGTGGAACATGCGTCCATGTTTGATTTAAATGAAGAGATTGCATTTCAGATTGCATGGCATGTAACCACTCGGTGGTGCCCATGGCTTAGGAATGGTGTGTGGGATCCTAAGAGGCAAAGAGAGTCGAGGGTAAGGGTTTATCATGCGCATATCAGATATATGCATAATGTTTAGGTTTAAAAATTTCATCCTTGGCTCGTGTGATCATGGGATGCCAGTGGGTAGGAGGTGAAGGAGGGCTATGGGGTGAAGTTGGAGAGGATGACGAGctaggatgagggtttcccggAAGGCTGTCTTCAGATGAGGTCGATTGGGGTGAGTTGATGAAGTTGGTGTCGTCAGTTTCGGGCGAAGGCATACTGATAGGTAGGGGCGGTTGAGGATTGGAGGGAGGTGTGTAGGCCAGTGGCACACACACGGTGCATGGCACAGTAGGTGGGGGTGAGATGGTGACACCACAGATGGTAGGGTCATAGGTTGTAGGGTTTTGATAGGATAGTCATCAAAGAACGAGTGTATAGATAATTGAGTGAGAGGTGTTGGAACATTGTGGGTGCCAAAAGGGGAGGTATCCTCATCAAAACGTGCATGTCGTGTTATGAATATCCAACAAGTAACTGGATCAAGacattttgtgacatccccaaaatcacggccagaaaagaccgattttgtttatgctttataaaaatcagagtacttcattttataaaaaggttgcggaatttgttcccagaaaaacatggtaaatacgttattaaaacatttttgaagaaacgtatttatttcattttaaaatgtttgggatgtcatcgttaataccgaaacataagcataaacagaacttacaatgatttacactagtgatctacatctcttttaaatctctcagtgcaatgtcacttcacttcgtcacctgtgatatacataaactgagtgggtcaggttgggaaacctggtgagtacatagggttttcaacccacaataatataattattatgttcaatcaaacaatcaacccaattacccatccccattatcttctttactctttaaggatttaacctaagagtcatctatcctgcattcgtttattccgaagtcccttacttccagggttatgggactggcactaaatccatagctgccaatgttcgttcataaagcactaattccatagctgctatagtctattcatcgggtactaaatccatagctaccagtctttatctaataggtaccaagtccatagctaccaatgttcaacaggtactaagtccatagctaccaattcctacaggtactaaatccttagctaccagcgtctaactaataggtactaagtccatagctaccaattcccaacaggtactaaatccatagctaccaacgtctaaaaggtactaagtccatagctaccggtgtttgtcccataggcactaagtctatagctgccaatgtatactcacgtcatcttctatctctcataattcatctacccatctcatacccaacattttcgtatatataagatacgtatacagtttaaatcatttaaaacgtgtataaatcattcatccagcatagacaacaagtattcaaacaatatgcacacatagcacgtaatttatattaaaatacttcatatctatgtgtaagatgaaagtaactatgcactcacctgagtaggtggtgactcagcactcggacagcgcttcgatactctcaaaacgatattcctttgataaaacctagtatcggtaccactagggtttagtttaacgataaccgcgacaaattaattagtccgagtattattaagcgttaataatactcgatataactcataataatagcccaaataattattttaaggacctaataacattcctataattatttgaaagctatattaaaaattgcgtaagcgtagcacacttacagcgaatttttattaaaaactgggcttcgctggagcagcgtttccgagccgaaagcttttcttctcggagccgtcgggcgctccggggctttcttctcgtgatagggaggttccctagactcgggaggggtttagggaggctagagagaagttagagagagaaagaaaggcttatggtgtgaagaaaatatgaggagttcacccttgtatttataggaagtgtatagtaaagtagtctccaagctttgtccgtaacttttgcatacgagctccgtttttgtctgtctttttactgttgagttcctattaatgagatcttcaactttcatttagacctcgttggctaattctcattctatctcggatttacaaaactgtatcaaattcgtcgcgcttgaaaagtagggactaagcttcgtccataactttcgcatacgagctccatttttgtctgtctttttaccgttgagttcctattaatgagatcttcaactttcatttagacctcgttggctaattctcattctatctcgtatttacaaaactgtatcaaattcgccgcgctcgaaaagtagggactaagcttcgtccataacttttgcatacgagctctattatcgacgttctttatatccacgcgttggtatttacgagtactacaactttcatttagatcccgtcggctaaaaatcgaccgatctaaaattcagatttcgggttgtgcactgctatgctaaatcttagaaaaatcataactttctcatacgaagtcagatttgggcgttctttttatcgatgttcttagtttaacatattctacgactttcgtttagatcgctaaggctaaatctcgctctatcgtaaattcactatttacgcttctcggtatcgtgtcggtcccgtcgcgaaacttcaacgggtcataacttcttcgttataactcggttttcggcgttctttatatgtacgaaaaccttgtaacatactctacaacttgattaagattatttattctaaataatcttttgtcgaaaagtcgttttcgacccctattgcctctaatttgactagcctagatttacgggcgttacacatTTATATCCTTTGTATTAGGCATGATAACCCAAAAAATGCACGGGATGCTGTGTGGCGAAAGCTTGTGATCAGAATAATCTCGTAAGTAGGGATAAACACGACATCCAAGTGGCCGAAAATTCATGTATGACGGAATCCGATTAAATAAAAGATCAAAGGGGGAGCGGTGAGCTAATACTCTCGTAGGCAAATGATTGATACTATAAACCACAGTGCTAAGTATATGCACCCAATAAGATGGTGGAATATGAGCATTAAACATCATGGCAAGCCCCATTTCCATAATATGATGATGCTTACGCTCCGCACGACCGTTTTGTTTTGGAGTATAGGGACACGATATTTGATGAAATGTGCCATTTTTAGTAagtaattgttgaactttgtggTTTAAAAATTCGGTCCCACCATCGCTTTGAAAAATCTTGATTTTGGTATCAAATTGCGTCTGAACGAATTTAATAAATGTATCAAAAACCTTAGAGAAATCAGATTTGACTTTGAGTGGGTAAAACCACGTAAACCGAGAAAAATCATCCATAAATGTGACATAATAACGATATCCATCATCAGAAGAAACCGGTGACGGACCCCAAAGGTCACAATGAATTAAGTCTAAAATATGTGATGCCCGTTTGGGATTTTCCACAAACGGAAGTCGGTGAGACATAGCAAGTTGGCACAGAGAACATGAAACTGGTTTTGGTAAAATGGATGAAACTAATAAATTTCCTAATTTATTTAACATTGTAATTATATCAAAAGAAATATGTCCCAGTCACAATTGCCACCGTTCATAAGAGTCTCGTGGCCTAGACTTCACAAAAAACGCAGATGAAGGTGGAGAGGACATGAGAATATAGAGACCATCTTCACATCACCCTTGAGCTGGAACATGTTTCTTGATGCGGTACTGAATAAAAAATGAAGATTTGGAAAATACCACATCCACATCATTATCATGAGTTAGCTTCCCAATAGACAATAAATTTTTTGTAAGATGGGGAACCACCAACACATCGCATAAGTGAAGACCATTAGCGATCGAAGATGTCCCAGTAGAAGATACATGTAAGTAAGTACCATTACCAAACATAACAGATGCTTCAACACTAATGGGCTCGGTTTTGTGTACAGATCCGGGAGATGAAACCATGTGATCGATAGTGCCCAAATCAACATACCAATCGAGACGTGAAGGATGAATAGAGAACTAAGCATTGAAAGCCCTAGAAAGATCTGTGTCAGTGGGCAGTGGAGAGACATTAAAAGAAGCAAGACGAGGGCATGACAATGCATAATGA containing:
- the LOC111884568 gene encoding uncharacterized mitochondrial protein AtMg00810-like translates to MDHEFKIKDLGRLNYFLGLEVLHTDSGLFLGQSKYAHDIVSFVGLLDSKLVSTPLSSATPLVLDGRSYDNPNHYWSLVGALQYLTITRTDIAYMVNQVIQFLKAPSIAHFQAVKILIHYIKGTLSFGLTFTRPTSTNLVGNSDTN